The Temnothorax longispinosus isolate EJ_2023e chromosome 4, Tlon_JGU_v1, whole genome shotgun sequence genome has a window encoding:
- the LOC139811695 gene encoding uncharacterized protein: protein MKEEAIDEMTLEDIKIPPIYISPPLRKNKRGQMVHKSQKLIIINLQEKLMKDNPAILMKDIIKQLSEHTGIGTRTIKKTLLEYEKTGTVTSPNTKKRRLTFKEKIDDIDKSAIRRKVHEFYTNEKCPTLRTVLQAVNTDENLPNFKRSTFHSLLKELYFTCTTRLRRSILTEREDLIVWRRKYLRTIERYREEGRQIYYLDETWIDADDATNIVWVDEIVKSDEDASSPLTTRRTNPSGKGKLFIVLHIGSAAGFVPGGLLCIESKKHTGDYFDEMNGDTFHEWFKNILPSLDDNAVIVMDNAPYHSVKVEELPNASWRKDEIIKWLEDKGKEISETMVKAELLQIVTLHKDRFDKYVTDEMAKQADKTVLRLPPYHCELNPIEMVWSMVKGYVKINNNTFKTQDVKLLLEQGIERVTTEHWNNFIKQVRDKEKKMWEIDHIADRLIDRTSLHVTGETDSETSDSGY, encoded by the coding sequence ATGGTCCACAAAAGTCAGAAGCtcataattatcaatttacaagaaaaattgatGAAAGACAATCCAgcaattttaatgaaagatattattaaacaattgtCAGAACACACGGGTATTGGTACTCGCaccataaaaaaaacattgttgGAGTATGAGAAGACGGGTACGGTTACATCCCCGAATACAAAGAAACGTCGCCTaacttttaaagaaaaaatcgacGACATTGACAAGAGCGCTATTCGGAGAAAAGTTCACGAATTTTATACCAATGAAAAATGTCCAACGTTGAGAACAGTTCTGCAAGCCGTAAACACTGACGAAAATCTCCCAAATTTTAAACGATCGACCTTTCACTCGTTGTTGaaggaattatattttacatgcaCTACCCGGCTCCGACGTAGCATCCtgacagagagagaagatCTAATTGTTTGGAGGAGAAAATATCTGAGGACTATTGAGAGATACCGAGAAGAGGGTCGGCAAATTTATTACCTGGACGAGACCTGGATTGACGCCGATGACGCCACGAATATAGTTTGGGTGGATGAAATAGTTAAATCCGACGAGGACGCATCTTCTCCGTTGACTACGAGGCGAACTAATCCAAGCGGAAAAGGCAAACTATTTATTGTTCTACATATTGGAAGTGCTGCCGGTTTCGTTCCTGGCGGGCTTCTATGCATCGAATCGAAGAAACACACGGGAGATTATTTTGACGAAATGAACGGCGACACATTTCACGAATggttcaaaaatattttaccatcGCTAGACGACAATGCTGTTATCGTCATGGACAACGCTCCGTATCATTCCGTGAAGGTGGAAGAACTGCCGAATGCTTCCTGGAGAAAagacgaaataataaaatggttAGAGGataaaggaaaagaaatatcAGAGACTATGGTGAAGGCCGAACTCTTGCAAATTGTTACACTACACAAAGACAGATTTGATAAATATGTCACAGACGAAATGGCAAAACAGGCCGATAAAACGGTTCTCAGGCTACCTCCGTATCATTGCGAACTTAATCCGATTGAAATGGTATGGTCAATGGTTAAGGGATACGTTAAGATTAATAACAACACTTTTAAAACTCAAGATGTGAAACTATTACTTGAACAAGGTATCGAACGGGTGACCACTGAACattggaataattttattaagcaagttagagataaagagaaaaagatgtgGGAGATCGACCATATAGCTGATAGACTGATTGACAGGACATCCTTACATGTCACAGGTGAAACAGATTCTGAAA